The Saccharothrix violaceirubra genome segment GACACGACCTCGGTGGGCACGTCGAGCGTGCCGAACCGGCCCGGCGTGCCGCCCTTGTCGCCCTGACCGTTCTGGCCGTAGAGGATCGACGGCCAGATCAGCGAGTGGAAGACGATGTTGTCCTTGCCCATGAAGTAGTAGCTCTGGGCGTCCTTGCCCCAGAACTCCTGCCACGCGTCCGGGTTCCCGGAGCGGCGGGCCCACTCGACGCTGGCCGACAGGTAGCCGATGACCGCGTCGAACCACACGTAGAACCGCTTCAACGGCTGGTCGCGCCACCCGTCGAGCGGGATCGGCACACCCCAGTCCAGGTCGCGCGTGATGGCGCGCGGGCGCAGGTCGCCGAGCAGGTTCGACGAGAACTTGATGACGTTGGGCCGCCAGTCGACCCGGCTGCCCAGGTACTCGCCCATGACCTGCGTGAACGCGGGCAGGTCGAGGAACAGGTGCTCGGTCTCGACGAACTTCGGCGTCTCCCCGTTGATCTTCGACCGGGGGTTGCGCAACTCGGCCGGGTCGAGCTGGTTGCCGCAGTTGTCGCACTGGTCGCCGCGCGCGCCGTCGTACCCGCAGATCGGGCACGTGCCCTCGATGTAGCGGTCGGGCAGCGTACGGCCGGTCGACGGGCTGATGGCGCCCGTGGTCGTCTTCGGCAGGATGTAGCCGTTGCGCCACAGGGCCGTGAAGACGTCCTGGGTGACCTGGTAGTGGTTGCCGGTCGTGGTCCGGGTGAACAGGTCGTAGGTGACGCCGAGGCCGCGCATGTCCTCGGCGATGACGCGGTGGTACTTGTCGACGAGCTGACGCGGCGTGACGCCTTCCTTGTCGGCCTGCACCGACGTGGGCGTGCCGTGCTCGTCGGAACCGCTGACCATGAGCACCCGGTGGCCGGACATTCGCAGGTAGCGCGAGAAGAGGTCGGACGGGACACCGATACCGGAGACGTGGCCGATGTGGCGGGGGCCGTTGGCGTAGGGCCACGCCACCGCGGTCAACACGGGGGCACTCATGGGGCAAGCCTACGGAGCATGTCGCGTCCTTTCCCGACCGGACCCACCTCGGTGGGGTGAACGTCAGGCCCGCGCCCACTCCCCCGGCTCACCGGTGCGCTTGACCTGGTCGTAGAGCGTCACGAGGTGGATGAATTCCTCGTGGGTGAGCGTGGCCTCGGGGAAGTCGTAGAGGTTCTCCAGGAAGACGTCGGCCCGACGCACGGTCACCTGCGTGTAGTTGCCACCCCACCACGCGGCGTCTTCGTCGTCCGGGACCCGCTCCGGCGCGCGGGCGGCTTCGACGGCTTCGCGGAGGAAGGAGAGCGGGGTGTCCTCGAACACCTCCTCGATCACCTCGGCCTCGTCGTCGGTACGCACGACAACCCGGTTCGCCTCCCGGACCATCTCGACCTTCACCGGTCGTCACCCTCTCTCCAGTCGTGGACCGGCCATGCCGTCGTCACGTCGTCGATCCCGGCAGTGTTCGCGTCCAGACCCGACATGACGTACCCGCGGATGAGAACACCCCGGTAGTGCCCCTCCCACCGCGCCGTCACCTCGTGCCCCGGTCGTGGCACGCTCGGCCGCCGGTTGGCGAAGGCGGTCCGCACCGCGTGCGCGATCTCGACCTTGGTCCACGTCGCGGGGAACAGGGAGGTCCGGGCCTTGCTCACGAACCGGCCGCCGGTGACGGGCTTGTCCACGTCGGCCGCGTAGACACCGCGCCGGTCCTCGGGCAGGACGGCCGAGAGCACGGTACCGGTCGTCGGGTCGTGGCGGTGGTAGCCGCTGAGCCGGCCGCCCCGCACATGGCCGACGAACAGGTGCTCGTCCAGTCCGGGGTGCAGGGGGTGGGTGGGCAGGGTCCACGCCGGAGGTCGGGTCGGGACGTCGTAGACGGGCGCGCCGCCACGGTCGAAGCCGATCAGACCGGAGATCGTCGCGGCCACCGCGTCCTCGGCAGCCGACAAGGTCGCCAGGAGCGCCACGGCCTCGTCC includes the following:
- the metG gene encoding methionine--tRNA ligase, translated to MSAPVLTAVAWPYANGPRHIGHVSGIGVPSDLFSRYLRMSGHRVLMVSGSDEHGTPTSVQADKEGVTPRQLVDKYHRVIAEDMRGLGVTYDLFTRTTTGNHYQVTQDVFTALWRNGYILPKTTTGAISPSTGRTLPDRYIEGTCPICGYDGARGDQCDNCGNQLDPAELRNPRSKINGETPKFVETEHLFLDLPAFTQVMGEYLGSRVDWRPNVIKFSSNLLGDLRPRAITRDLDWGVPIPLDGWRDQPLKRFYVWFDAVIGYLSASVEWARRSGNPDAWQEFWGKDAQSYYFMGKDNIVFHSLIWPSILYGQNGQGDKGGTPGRFGTLDVPTEVVSSEFLTMSGSKFSTSRGQVIYVNDFLREFGPDALRYFIAVAGPENQDTDFTWDEFVRRTNFELANEWGNLVNRSVSLAHKNNGAVPKPGTPTAADEELKALARGAFDVVGGHLRRSRFKAAVGEAMRVVGAANRYLSDQEPWKMKDDPDRRDTVLHTALQVVQDANTLLTPVMPHAAQKVHELLGGTGVWAAQPEIREVEDLDEAGREYPVITGDYTVEQAKWGSTPIEVGRPLDKPSPLFAKLDPELGETGPAWAPIAK
- a CDS encoding EndoU domain-containing protein, whose protein sequence is MALLRDVVDRCRRVIDLGRAVRALLVGVADSSGEVACTLAGVFAGSSRDDVWETVGLFRRSEDEAVALLATLSAAEDAVAATISGLIGFDRGGAPVYDVPTRPPAWTLPTHPLHPGLDEHLFVGHVRGGRLSGYHRHDPTTGTVLSAVLPEDRRGVYAADVDKPVTGGRFVSKARTSLFPATWTKVEIAHAVRTAFANRRPSVPRPGHEVTARWEGHYRGVLIRGYVMSGLDANTAGIDDVTTAWPVHDWREGDDR